Proteins encoded within one genomic window of Variovorax sp. OAS795:
- a CDS encoding UDP-N-acetylglucosamine 1-carboxyvinyltransferase, with protein MSNLIVHGGTPLRGRITPSANKNAVLPVLCATLLTNEPLRLHGVPDITDVRKILDIFRSLGSEAHMDHATGTLDLHHRETAFDATRDRLPEEMRSSIMLVPPLLARFGIARLEDNVKGCTLGVREIDPHVDVFRRFGGQVERASGSLLVRCNGPLTPTEHWLDYASVTTTENFVLCAAAAGGTSTLTNAASEPHVQEFCRFMAMLGVRIEGIGTSRLTVHGGGMLRGGEFRFDEDFHEITTFLALGAITGGDVVVRNSAPGNFPLIDRTFAKFGVTIAHEDGWSRASCAGSLKVQSPFTSNVLTKVEAAPWPYFPVDLLPIFIALGVRAEGNAMFWNKVYDGALGWTGELSKFGAHVFSSDPHRLISFGGSPLTPAVVESPYIIRVAIALFMVAASIEGRSEIRNATPIRRAHPRFAENLRSLGAQVEWTSEE; from the coding sequence GCACGCCCCTTCGCGGCCGCATCACCCCCTCCGCCAACAAGAACGCCGTGCTGCCCGTGCTGTGCGCCACGCTGCTCACCAACGAGCCGCTGCGGCTGCATGGCGTGCCCGACATCACCGACGTGCGAAAGATCCTCGACATCTTCCGCAGCCTGGGCAGCGAGGCGCACATGGACCATGCCACCGGCACGCTGGACCTGCACCACCGCGAAACCGCTTTCGATGCCACGCGCGACCGCCTGCCCGAGGAAATGCGCTCGTCGATCATGCTGGTGCCCCCGCTGCTCGCGCGCTTCGGCATCGCGCGGCTCGAGGACAACGTCAAGGGCTGCACCCTGGGCGTGCGCGAGATCGATCCGCACGTCGACGTGTTCCGCCGCTTCGGGGGCCAGGTCGAACGCGCCAGCGGCTCGCTGCTGGTGCGGTGCAACGGACCGCTGACTCCCACCGAACACTGGCTCGACTACGCGTCCGTCACCACGACCGAGAACTTCGTGCTGTGCGCCGCGGCAGCAGGCGGCACCTCCACGCTCACCAATGCGGCCTCCGAGCCGCACGTGCAGGAGTTCTGCCGCTTCATGGCCATGCTGGGCGTGCGCATCGAAGGCATCGGCACGTCGCGGCTCACGGTGCATGGCGGCGGCATGCTGCGCGGCGGGGAGTTCCGCTTCGACGAGGACTTTCACGAGATCACCACCTTCCTCGCGCTGGGCGCCATCACCGGCGGCGACGTGGTGGTGCGCAACAGCGCCCCCGGGAACTTTCCGCTGATCGACCGCACCTTCGCCAAGTTCGGCGTCACCATCGCGCATGAAGACGGCTGGTCGCGCGCCAGCTGCGCGGGCTCGCTGAAGGTGCAGTCGCCATTCACCAGCAACGTGCTCACCAAGGTGGAGGCTGCGCCCTGGCCCTACTTTCCGGTCGACCTGCTGCCCATCTTCATTGCACTGGGCGTTCGTGCCGAGGGCAATGCCATGTTCTGGAACAAGGTCTACGACGGCGCGCTGGGGTGGACCGGCGAACTCTCGAAGTTCGGCGCCCACGTGTTCTCGTCCGATCCGCACCGGCTCATCAGCTTCGGCGGCAGTCCGCTCACGCCGGCCGTGGTCGAGAGCCCCTACATCATCCGCGTGGCGATTGCGCTCTTCATGGTGGCGGCCAGCATCGAGGGCCGCTCGGAGATCCGCAACGCGACGCCGATCCGCCGCGCCCACCCCCGCTTTGCCGAGAACCTCCGCAGCCTGGGCGCGCAGGTGGAGTGGACGAGCGAGGAATAG
- the bla gene encoding class A beta-lactamase has protein sequence MTAFTHRRTFLLAASALPLASACTAWSAKAQLAASAGAELAALERAVGGRLGVYALDTGNGARVQHRATERFPLCSTFKAMLAAAILERSTRESGLLERRVSYGRSDILPNSPITEKHLGQGMSVSALCAATLQYSDNAAANLLMKMLGGPSAVTAFARTIGDQAFRLDRWETELNSAIPGDPRDTTTPEAMAASLQRLVLGDGLGAAQRDQFAAWLLGNTTGATRIRAGVPADWKVGDKTGAGSYGTVNDAGVLWPPTGAPLVLAVYLTFPARKDAEGRNDVIASAARIAVNALRA, from the coding sequence ATGACAGCTTTCACCCACCGCCGCACTTTCCTGCTTGCCGCCTCCGCGCTGCCGCTGGCCAGTGCCTGCACCGCATGGTCCGCGAAAGCACAGCTGGCTGCATCCGCCGGGGCAGAGCTCGCGGCGCTCGAACGCGCCGTGGGCGGCCGGCTCGGCGTGTACGCACTCGACACCGGCAACGGCGCACGCGTGCAGCATCGCGCCACCGAGCGCTTTCCGCTGTGCAGCACCTTCAAGGCCATGCTGGCCGCGGCCATTCTCGAACGCAGCACCCGCGAAAGCGGCCTGCTCGAGCGGCGCGTGAGCTACGGCCGGAGCGACATCCTGCCCAACTCGCCCATCACCGAAAAGCACCTGGGCCAGGGCATGAGCGTCTCGGCCCTGTGCGCAGCCACCCTCCAGTACAGCGACAACGCCGCCGCCAACCTGCTGATGAAGATGCTCGGCGGGCCCTCCGCCGTGACCGCATTCGCGCGCACCATCGGCGACCAGGCCTTCAGGCTCGACCGCTGGGAGACCGAGCTCAACAGCGCCATCCCGGGCGATCCGCGCGACACCACCACGCCCGAAGCCATGGCCGCGAGCCTGCAGCGGCTGGTGCTGGGCGATGGACTCGGCGCGGCGCAGCGCGACCAGTTCGCGGCCTGGCTGCTGGGCAACACCACGGGCGCCACGCGCATCCGTGCCGGCGTGCCGGCCGACTGGAAGGTGGGCGACAAGACCGGCGCGGGGTCTTACGGCACCGTGAACGACGCGGGCGTGCTGTGGCCGCCGACAGGCGCACCGCTGGTGCTGGCGGTCTACCTGACGTTTCCAGCGCGAAAGGATGCGGAGGGCCGCAACGACGTCATCGCATCGGCGGCGCGCATCGCGGTGAACGCGCTGCGGGCCTGA
- a CDS encoding CDP-alcohol phosphatidyltransferase family protein, with protein MTTPTPAPARRHFSMIRGFHLADAFTLGNAACGVGAVFLAMAFMASHSLAHFFWAAALAPAAFVFDVFDGRIARWRQTHSALGRELDSLADVISFGVAPAALAFAAGLDGGWDCLLLIYFVCCGVSRLARYNVTAEALSAGADKVKYFEGTPIPTSVVLVGVLAFAAWQGRIGDAVWGGAWVLGPWQLHPLALLFALSGTLMISKTLRIPKF; from the coding sequence ATGACCACCCCCACTCCCGCACCGGCCCGCAGGCATTTCTCGATGATCCGCGGCTTTCACCTGGCCGACGCATTCACGCTCGGCAACGCGGCGTGCGGCGTGGGTGCGGTGTTCCTTGCCATGGCCTTCATGGCGAGCCATTCGCTCGCCCACTTCTTCTGGGCCGCGGCGCTCGCACCCGCAGCCTTCGTGTTCGACGTGTTCGACGGCCGCATCGCGCGATGGCGCCAGACGCATTCGGCCCTCGGGCGCGAGCTCGACTCGCTGGCCGACGTGATTTCCTTCGGCGTGGCGCCCGCCGCGCTGGCCTTTGCCGCGGGCCTGGACGGCGGCTGGGACTGCCTGCTGCTGATCTATTTCGTCTGCTGCGGCGTGAGCCGGCTCGCGCGCTACAACGTCACGGCCGAGGCGCTGTCCGCGGGCGCCGACAAGGTGAAGTACTTCGAAGGCACGCCCATACCCACGAGCGTGGTGCTGGTCGGCGTGCTGGCTTTCGCCGCCTGGCAGGGCCGCATCGGCGACGCGGTGTGGGGCGGCGCATGGGTGCTCGGCCCCTGGCAGCTGCATCCGCTCGCGCTGCTCTTTGCGCTGTCGGGCACGCTGATGATCAGCAAGACATTGCGCATTCCCAAGTTCTGA
- a CDS encoding glutathione S-transferase family protein → MKLYFDPHSRAQVAKWMLDEAGADYEIVPTLIREKAHKKPDYLRINPAGKLPALVDGRTRVFENAAICMYVAEKFPQARLAPGVGSPDRGRYLSLMVYSTAQLEPAMGDSLLGLHSNNSARGWTNFEQAKDAVERELGDGPYLFGRFTAADVMIGAMFIWHRAFGGRTHRPRIEAYVDRLQARPKAMKFG, encoded by the coding sequence ATGAAGTTGTATTTCGATCCGCACAGCCGCGCACAGGTCGCCAAGTGGATGCTCGACGAAGCCGGCGCGGACTACGAGATCGTGCCCACGCTCATCCGCGAAAAAGCGCACAAGAAGCCCGACTACCTGAGGATCAATCCCGCGGGCAAGCTGCCGGCGCTGGTGGACGGGCGCACCCGCGTGTTCGAGAACGCGGCCATCTGCATGTACGTGGCCGAGAAGTTTCCGCAGGCCCGGCTGGCGCCGGGCGTGGGCTCGCCAGACCGCGGGCGCTACCTGTCGCTGATGGTCTATTCGACCGCGCAGCTCGAGCCCGCCATGGGCGACAGCCTGCTGGGCCTGCACAGCAACAACAGCGCGCGCGGCTGGACCAATTTCGAGCAGGCCAAGGATGCGGTCGAGCGCGAACTGGGCGATGGCCCGTATCTCTTCGGCAGGTTCACTGCGGCCGACGTGATGATCGGCGCCATGTTCATCTGGCACCGCGCCTTCGGCGGCCGCACCCACCGGCCAAGGATCGAAGCCTACGTCGACCGGCTGCAGGCACGGCCCAAGGCCATGAAGTTCGGCTGA
- a CDS encoding histidine phosphatase family protein — protein MSQAPFPHGATAGLDQLVRTAAEQPLAPACDHFYFLRHGQTGRNAQRIFQAVDEPLSELGLQQAARAAQLLAGEPIRTIVCSDARRAHDTAHAVATVLRLAPTPQAALRERNFGALIGTSSANIDWACEPEGGETLAQFVARKRLALDAALAQPAPVLVVAHGGTLYALAALIGVPIDLDLLGNAQPLRFSRSGPTWTVTPLLRHADGDSALA, from the coding sequence ATGTCACAAGCACCTTTCCCGCACGGCGCGACCGCCGGCCTCGACCAACTTGTTCGCACCGCCGCCGAACAGCCGCTGGCGCCGGCCTGCGATCACTTCTACTTCCTGCGCCATGGCCAGACCGGCCGCAATGCGCAGCGCATCTTCCAGGCGGTGGACGAGCCGCTGAGCGAGCTCGGGCTGCAGCAGGCCGCGCGCGCCGCCCAACTGCTCGCCGGTGAACCGATCCGTACCATCGTCTGCAGCGACGCGCGGCGCGCGCACGACACGGCGCATGCCGTGGCCACCGTGCTCCGGCTGGCACCCACGCCGCAGGCGGCCCTGCGCGAACGCAATTTCGGCGCGCTCATCGGCACTTCGTCGGCCAACATCGATTGGGCCTGCGAACCGGAAGGCGGCGAAACCCTCGCGCAGTTCGTGGCGCGCAAGCGCCTGGCGCTCGATGCGGCACTGGCGCAGCCCGCGCCGGTGCTGGTGGTGGCACACGGCGGCACGCTCTACGCGCTCGCCGCGCTGATCGGGGTGCCCATCGACCTGGACCTGCTCGGCAATGCGCAGCCATTGCGTTTTTCGCGCAGCGGCCCCACATGGACCGTAACGCCGCTGCTGCGGCATGCCGACGGCGATTCAGCCCTGGCCTGA
- a CDS encoding DnaJ C-terminal domain-containing protein — MEFKDYYSALGIERTASDDEVRKAYRKLARKYHPDVSKEPDAEKRMRDINEANDVLRDKEKRAAYDALADRVARGGRPGGDFQPPPDWDTGFEFHRGPNQGPADHADFSDFFSSLFGEAERRGAARRNYRARGEDHHAAIEISLEDALNGAEREITLRSQEPDAQGRPAFKTRTLGVKIPPGMHPGQFIRLAGQGMPGHGGEPAGDLYLEVRIAPHRHYRVEERDIYMTLPVTPTEAALGAQVKVPVPTGGAVEVTVPPNARNGLKLRLKGRGLGGKQPGDLYLLLEIALPPATADATRKAYEQLAQASASFNPRQHLGV, encoded by the coding sequence ATGGAATTCAAGGACTACTACAGCGCCCTGGGCATCGAGCGCACCGCGTCCGACGACGAGGTGCGCAAGGCCTACCGCAAGCTTGCGCGCAAGTACCACCCCGACGTCAGCAAGGAGCCCGACGCCGAGAAGCGCATGCGCGACATCAACGAAGCCAACGACGTGCTGCGCGACAAGGAAAAGCGCGCGGCCTACGACGCGCTGGCCGACCGCGTGGCGCGCGGCGGCCGCCCCGGGGGCGATTTCCAGCCGCCACCGGACTGGGACACCGGCTTCGAGTTCCACCGCGGGCCGAACCAGGGCCCGGCCGACCACGCGGACTTCAGCGACTTCTTCTCGTCGCTCTTCGGCGAGGCCGAACGGCGTGGTGCGGCCAGGCGCAACTACCGCGCGCGCGGCGAGGACCATCACGCGGCCATCGAGATATCGCTGGAAGATGCGCTCAACGGCGCCGAGCGCGAGATCACGCTGCGCTCGCAGGAGCCCGACGCCCAGGGCCGGCCCGCGTTCAAGACGCGCACGCTGGGCGTCAAGATTCCGCCCGGCATGCATCCGGGGCAGTTCATCCGGCTTGCCGGGCAAGGCATGCCCGGCCACGGCGGTGAACCGGCCGGCGACCTGTACCTGGAGGTGCGCATTGCGCCGCACAGGCACTACCGCGTGGAAGAGCGCGACATCTACATGACGCTTCCCGTCACGCCGACCGAGGCCGCGCTCGGCGCGCAGGTGAAAGTGCCCGTGCCCACCGGCGGCGCGGTCGAGGTGACCGTGCCGCCCAACGCGCGCAACGGACTCAAGCTCCGGCTCAAGGGCCGCGGGCTCGGCGGCAAGCAGCCCGGCGACCTGTACCTGCTGCTCGAGATCGCCCTGCCCCCCGCCACCGCCGACGCAACGCGCAAGGCCTACGAGCAGCTCGCGCAGGCATCGGCTTCGTTCAACCCACGCCAGCATCTGGGAGTGTGA
- a CDS encoding chaperone modulator CbpM has product MATVTVTTAISASQPLAASELAHACGADTQWVVQLVEVGIVQAAIAEAPPERWQFSSADLQCALEARRLERDFGVGLDAAALILDLQHEVRRLKSVIRAHGLR; this is encoded by the coding sequence ATGGCGACCGTTACCGTCACAACAGCGATCAGCGCATCGCAGCCGCTGGCCGCGAGCGAACTGGCCCATGCCTGCGGCGCCGACACGCAATGGGTGGTGCAACTTGTCGAGGTCGGCATCGTGCAGGCCGCCATCGCCGAGGCGCCGCCCGAGCGCTGGCAGTTTTCCAGCGCCGACCTGCAATGCGCGCTCGAAGCGCGCCGGCTCGAGCGCGACTTCGGCGTGGGCTTGGACGCGGCTGCGTTGATTCTCGATCTGCAGCACGAGGTGCGGCGGCTGAAATCGGTGATCCGCGCGCACGGATTGCGCTGA
- a CDS encoding DUF2894 domain-containing protein yields the protein MDEPVATLDAWRARGAHRVDPVRFRLLEAMVRRAAGHEGDARRILDQKVAGLLAAYREKLDEAQRTVDGTKREAPAVRGPLAQLVEHIARQSPLQAEGPGATDAAAGPELKTLRYFKSTWSRLSAERRIAQSLAKVPENAGPLNSHHLVHRSLMLMHELSPDYLNRFMSYVDTLLWVDQLIGSSNAPAAAPRAEGQKKASRGKAG from the coding sequence ATGGACGAACCCGTGGCCACGCTCGATGCCTGGCGCGCGCGCGGCGCGCATCGGGTGGACCCGGTGCGCTTTCGACTCCTCGAGGCGATGGTCCGGCGCGCAGCCGGGCATGAGGGCGATGCGCGTCGCATCCTCGACCAGAAAGTGGCGGGGCTGCTCGCGGCGTATCGCGAGAAACTGGACGAGGCCCAACGCACTGTCGACGGCACGAAGCGGGAGGCCCCGGCAGTTCGGGGACCGCTCGCGCAACTCGTCGAGCACATCGCCCGGCAGTCGCCGCTGCAAGCCGAAGGACCTGGTGCAACCGATGCCGCGGCCGGGCCCGAGCTGAAGACGCTGCGCTACTTCAAGAGCACCTGGTCTCGGCTCAGTGCCGAGCGCCGCATCGCGCAGTCCCTGGCGAAGGTGCCGGAGAACGCCGGTCCGCTCAATTCGCATCACCTGGTGCATCGCTCGCTGATGCTGATGCACGAGCTTTCGCCCGACTATCTGAACCGGTTCATGTCGTACGTCGACACGTTGCTGTGGGTCGACCAGTTGATTGGCAGCAGCAATGCGCCGGCCGCGGCGCCGCGGGCAGAAGGCCAGAAGAAGGCCTCGCGCGGCAAGGCCGGCTGA
- a CDS encoding OmpA family protein, protein MRDDLDAGLEPSVPVWAVFGDLMSGLVGAFVLILVGALGMQLDLAAKLQAEVQQRQAETQRREALEKALAGPLAAGRVTLVNGRIGISGSVLFAFNSADLQPEGRQVLKSLAAPVGAYLRARDEVLMVSGFTDDRQMRQTKEGSRPFADNWELSAQRALTVTRALIEEGIPSSSVFAAAFGSEQAVASNADAEGRAKNRRVEMAPTPRQQSAAAAKARE, encoded by the coding sequence ATGCGCGACGACCTCGACGCCGGCCTGGAGCCGAGCGTGCCGGTATGGGCGGTCTTCGGCGATTTGATGTCGGGCCTGGTCGGCGCCTTCGTGCTGATCCTGGTGGGCGCACTCGGCATGCAGCTGGACCTTGCGGCCAAGCTGCAGGCCGAAGTGCAGCAGCGGCAGGCCGAAACGCAGCGCCGCGAAGCGCTCGAGAAAGCGCTGGCAGGGCCGCTCGCGGCCGGCAGGGTCACGCTCGTCAACGGGCGCATCGGCATCAGCGGCAGCGTGCTCTTTGCCTTCAACTCGGCCGATCTGCAGCCCGAGGGGCGGCAGGTGCTCAAGAGCCTGGCCGCGCCCGTGGGCGCGTACCTTCGCGCGCGCGACGAGGTGCTGATGGTGAGCGGCTTCACCGACGACCGGCAGATGCGCCAGACGAAGGAAGGCAGCCGGCCCTTTGCCGACAACTGGGAACTCTCGGCCCAGCGCGCCCTGACCGTGACCCGCGCCCTGATCGAAGAAGGCATTCCCTCGTCCTCGGTGTTTGCCGCGGCCTTCGGCTCCGAGCAGGCCGTGGCGTCCAATGCCGACGCCGAAGGGCGGGCGAAGAACCGCCGCGTCGAGATGGCGCCGACGCCGAGGCAGCAGTCCGCCGCCGCCGCGAAGGCCCGTGAGTAG
- a CDS encoding DUF802 domain-containing protein — MNRFLHYAVFAAGLAVVCWVGAGYAGSHPLALAVTMIVGAFYLMGALELHRFQQATATLSRAVDGLSAAPADLGAWLAQLHPSLRNAVRLRIEGERVGLPGPALTPYLAGLLVLLGMLGTFLGMVVTLNGTGLALETATDLPAIRASLSAPVKGLGLAFGTSVAGVAASAMLGLASALCRRERLQAGQMLDSKIATDLRVYSETHRREASFQLLAQQAQLMPRLVDQLQAMMGAMERQAEALNERLAAGQAHFHTQAETVYAGLASSVDRSLKHSLTESARLAGATIQPVVEATMAGIARETASLHDTVSRTVQQQLDGLSSRFEAATTQVAGTWTAALAAHERTSDTLATDLRASHERFAETFEQRSATLVEAVSARLESTVGSVSDTWGGALAQHQRVSEKLSEETHQSFAAAAAGFEQHAASLLRTVDQAHTDLQAQIASRDAQRLTAWTEALAAMATSLQQEWQQAGAHTADRQQQLFETLAQTARDMSAQAEAHAKGTVAEIAQLLQAASEAPRVAAEVVAELRQKLSDSMARDNAMLEERSRIMETLGTLLDAVNHASTEQRAAVDALVGASADVLERVGNRFTGKVEAETEKMAGVAAQITGSAVEVASLGEAFGLAVQLFSESNDKLVAHLQRVEGALGKSIARSDEQLAYYVAQAREVIDLSIMSQKQIVEDLQQIAGRQQAMASEA, encoded by the coding sequence ATGAACAGATTTCTCCACTACGCAGTTTTTGCCGCCGGCCTCGCCGTCGTGTGCTGGGTCGGCGCGGGCTACGCGGGTTCGCATCCGCTGGCGCTCGCCGTCACGATGATCGTCGGCGCGTTCTACCTCATGGGCGCGCTGGAGCTGCACCGCTTCCAGCAGGCCACGGCCACGTTGAGCCGCGCCGTGGACGGCCTGTCCGCCGCCCCGGCCGACCTTGGCGCGTGGCTGGCCCAGCTGCATCCGTCGCTGCGCAACGCAGTGCGCCTGCGCATCGAAGGCGAGCGTGTCGGCTTGCCCGGCCCTGCGCTCACGCCCTACCTGGCCGGATTGCTGGTGCTGCTGGGCATGCTGGGCACTTTCCTCGGCATGGTGGTCACGCTCAACGGCACCGGGTTGGCGCTGGAAACCGCCACCGACCTGCCAGCCATCCGGGCCTCGCTGTCGGCCCCGGTCAAGGGCCTGGGGCTCGCGTTCGGCACCTCGGTGGCCGGCGTTGCGGCCTCGGCCATGCTGGGCCTGGCCTCGGCCCTGTGCCGGCGCGAGCGGCTGCAGGCCGGGCAGATGCTCGACAGCAAGATCGCCACCGACTTGCGCGTGTATTCCGAGACCCATCGGCGCGAGGCGTCGTTCCAGTTGCTCGCGCAGCAGGCGCAATTGATGCCCCGGCTGGTCGACCAGCTGCAGGCGATGATGGGCGCGATGGAGCGCCAGGCCGAGGCCTTGAACGAGCGGCTCGCCGCGGGGCAGGCGCACTTCCACACGCAGGCCGAGACCGTGTACGCGGGCCTGGCTTCGTCCGTCGACCGGTCGCTGAAGCACAGCCTCACCGAAAGCGCCCGCCTTGCCGGCGCGACGATCCAGCCCGTGGTCGAAGCCACCATGGCCGGCATCGCACGCGAGACGGCGTCGTTGCACGACACCGTCTCGCGCACCGTGCAGCAGCAACTCGACGGGCTCTCGAGCCGCTTCGAGGCGGCGACGACACAGGTTGCCGGCACCTGGACGGCCGCGCTCGCCGCACATGAGCGCACCTCCGACACGCTGGCCACGGATCTGCGCGCGTCGCACGAGCGCTTTGCCGAGACCTTCGAGCAGCGTTCGGCCACGCTGGTCGAAGCCGTGTCGGCCCGCCTCGAAAGCACGGTGGGCAGCGTGTCGGACACCTGGGGCGGCGCGCTCGCGCAGCACCAGCGCGTGAGCGAAAAACTGTCGGAAGAAACGCACCAGTCTTTTGCCGCGGCGGCGGCCGGTTTCGAGCAGCACGCGGCATCGCTGCTGCGCACCGTGGACCAGGCGCACACCGATCTGCAGGCGCAGATCGCGTCGCGCGATGCGCAGCGCCTCACGGCGTGGACAGAAGCACTCGCGGCCATGGCGACCTCCCTGCAACAAGAGTGGCAGCAGGCCGGTGCGCACACGGCGGACCGGCAGCAGCAACTCTTCGAGACGCTGGCCCAGACCGCCCGCGACATGTCGGCCCAGGCCGAGGCTCATGCGAAAGGCACGGTGGCCGAGATCGCGCAGCTGCTGCAGGCCGCGTCCGAGGCGCCGCGCGTCGCGGCCGAGGTGGTGGCCGAACTGCGCCAGAAGCTGTCGGACAGCATGGCGCGCGACAACGCGATGCTCGAAGAGCGCAGCCGCATCATGGAAACGCTGGGCACGCTGCTCGACGCCGTGAACCACGCCTCCACCGAGCAGCGCGCGGCGGTCGATGCACTGGTCGGCGCATCGGCCGATGTGCTGGAGCGGGTCGGCAACCGCTTCACCGGCAAGGTCGAGGCGGAAACCGAAAAGATGGCCGGCGTGGCGGCGCAGATCACCGGCAGCGCCGTCGAAGTGGCGAGCCTCGGCGAGGCCTTCGGCCTGGCGGTGCAGCTGTTCAGCGAATCGAACGACAAGCTGGTGGCGCATCTGCAGCGCGTCGAAGGCGCGCTCGGCAAGTCGATCGCGCGCAGCGACGAGCAGCTGGCCTACTACGTGGCGCAGGCCAGGGAGGTCATCGATCTCAGCATCATGTCGCAGAAGCAGATCGTCGAAGACCTGCAGCAGATCGCCGGCCGGCAGCAGGCCATGGCAAGCGAAGCATGA
- a CDS encoding DUF3348 domain-containing protein, whose amino-acid sequence MPLLVLCRPGAGWGESARGERREDLGITPRPARSPGRSAADGLKTPGYRLPRYRKFHPARRIWRGLSAEVGGVDCQVLRSGGMAHVSQRTVFNGSALVRLLSRLADTGVREPAQATSDRLSHWFGWTDAISLSAALDGAASVPSSRLRTAAGSEERECAGARTALANAIAEDGAVAAATDFAPLRRRYLALQQAMEAGIGPLRGRLRATLAARSPAMARLAAVDVVMEQVLAAREHSLLAGVPALLEKHFNRLRGNGASTTAEPAGEPHAGEWLLVFRKDMKNLLLAELDLRFQPIEGLLEALRKATRVP is encoded by the coding sequence ATGCCGCTCCTTGTGCTTTGCCGGCCAGGGGCCGGTTGGGGCGAGTCTGCGCGCGGCGAGCGCCGAGAGGACTTAGGAATTACGCCACGCCCTGCACGCAGCCCGGGCCGGTCGGCGGCCGATGGCCTGAAAACGCCCGGTTACCGCCTGCCGCGTTACCGGAAGTTTCACCCGGCCCGGCGCATCTGGCGGGGCCTGTCGGCAGAGGTGGGCGGTGTAGACTGCCAGGTTTTGCGTTCTGGCGGTATGGCGCACGTTTCTCAGCGCACAGTTTTCAACGGTTCGGCGCTCGTTCGCCTGCTTTCCCGACTGGCCGACACCGGCGTTCGCGAACCCGCACAAGCCACTTCGGATCGATTGAGCCATTGGTTCGGCTGGACCGATGCCATTTCGCTGTCCGCGGCGCTGGACGGTGCTGCGTCGGTGCCGTCGTCGCGCCTGCGCACGGCGGCCGGTTCCGAAGAACGGGAATGCGCCGGTGCGCGGACCGCGCTGGCCAACGCCATTGCGGAAGACGGCGCGGTGGCGGCGGCAACCGATTTCGCGCCGCTGCGCCGCCGCTACCTCGCGCTGCAGCAGGCCATGGAAGCCGGCATCGGCCCCTTGCGTGGGCGCTTGCGTGCGACGCTCGCGGCCAGGTCACCGGCCATGGCAAGGCTGGCCGCGGTGGACGTGGTGATGGAACAGGTATTGGCTGCGCGCGAGCACAGCCTTCTGGCCGGCGTGCCCGCATTGCTCGAAAAACATTTCAACCGCTTGCGCGGGAACGGCGCGTCGACCACAGCCGAACCCGCCGGCGAACCCCATGCCGGCGAGTGGCTGCTCGTGTTCCGCAAGGACATGAAGAACCTGCTGCTCGCCGAACTCGATCTCCGATTCCAGCCGATCGAAGGGCTGCTCGAAGCCCTTCGCAAGGCAACCAGAGTGCCATGA